In Tsuneonella dongtanensis, a single window of DNA contains:
- a CDS encoding DUF305 domain-containing protein, whose translation MDKHDTMSMSWGRFAAMIAASTAIMFFLMYQLVYSSEHALFSITRLLSSLIMGGVMTAVMLAFMWKMYQPATTKVLVLLGGLIFAAVLLVANRSQALVDDTRFMKSMIPHHSIAINNARKAKISDPRVRRLADKIIEAQVREIAEMKLLLDDIDRNGEEGSTPLPPRSADLTPELLAEARKVLE comes from the coding sequence ATGGACAAGCATGACACGATGAGCATGAGCTGGGGACGCTTCGCGGCGATGATAGCCGCGTCCACAGCGATAATGTTCTTCCTGATGTACCAGCTCGTTTACAGCAGCGAGCACGCTCTGTTCAGCATCACCCGCTTGCTGTCGTCGCTCATAATGGGCGGCGTCATGACCGCGGTCATGCTGGCCTTCATGTGGAAGATGTACCAGCCCGCCACGACGAAGGTGCTGGTCTTGCTGGGAGGGCTGATCTTCGCCGCCGTCCTTCTTGTCGCCAACCGCAGCCAGGCGCTCGTGGACGACACCCGGTTCATGAAGTCCATGATTCCGCACCATTCGATCGCCATCAACAATGCCCGCAAGGCTAAAATCAGCGATCCGCGGGTTCGTCGTCTGGCCGACAAGATCATCGAGGCTCAGGTGAGGGAGATCGCCGAGATGAAGCTCTTGCTCGACGATATCGATAGGAACGGAGAAGAAGGCTCGACGCCACTTCCGCCACGTTCCGCGGACTTGACCCCGGAGCTTCTCGCGGAGGCGCGCAAGGTGCTGGAGTGA